The Kosmotoga olearia TBF 19.5.1 sequence GTGAAAAACTTTACAAAAGGACCGGTGTAAAGTTGGAGATTTATTCTGCGGGCAATACAGCTTCGTTACCTCTTATTGAAAACAACACGTGCCCGGAAGGGATAAACCAGTTCAGATTGGGTGAATCGATCGTTTGCGGAACGGATGTTACCAACAACAGGGTGGTTCCAGGAACGAGGCAGGATACGTTCATACTCTACGGTGAGATCATAGAATTGAAAACAAAACCCTCGGTTCCGGAAGGTGAAATAGGCAGGGATGCTTTTGGAAGGATACCGGTTTTTGAAGACAAAGGGCCAAGATTGAGGGCCATTCTCGATATGGGTGAACTGGATGTTATTCCGTCAGGGCTTACACCGCTGGATTCGAAAATCTCAATATTGCATGCTTCCAGCGATCATCTTATAGTTGATTTGACGGAATCCAGTGTTGATTACAAAACAGGCGATATCATTGCCTTCAAAATGTCTTATGGTGCTTTACTAAGAGTGATGACCTCCAGATATATTGAAAAGGTTTATCGATGGGAATAATCCACTCGCTCATAGAGGTGCGAGTGGGTTATTTAACATCATAAAGTGCCTTGAGAATTTCCAGTGAGTTTAGGTCACCAAGTATATTGCCGTTTTTGTCAATGACGGGAATCTCCTGGACCTCATTTTCTATCATATACCTCAAAGCTTCATCCAGGGTGGTTTCTTCGGTAACCGTTATAGGATCGAACATGATATCTTTCGCTTTTTTACCCGTAATTATTTCTATTGTCTTGGCAAAAAGGCTTCCGGGTTGAATGATTCCGTAGAACTCATATCCGGATATTTTTAAGAGGTAAAGCACGGGTATCATTCCGACGATCTTTTCATTGTCATCGACTACATAGACCGTTCTCGCTAGAGGATGATCCAGGAGCGCTTTGACTATATCCTGTATAGCCGCATTCTCTTTAACAATAGGGGCGTCAAGGGTTATGGAATTGAAAATATCCTTTACCAGCATTCTCACATACCTCCCATCGAAAGTTGTACAAGCACATAGATGGTTCCCAGCCCTAGCGAGATCATTGTGGGTATTATGGAAAGTTTTAAATAATTCAGATATCCAAATTTCTTTCTTGTATGCTTCTCAACCAGGGCAGCTCCTACCATATTCGCTGCTGCACCCGTGAGTGTGGCATTTCCACCAAAACACGCTCCAATGGATAAAACCCACCAGATATCCGCTGGAAATCCGTGTGTAGCTATCAGAGATTTTACGATAGGTATCATGACGGTCACCGTAGGGACCGCACCTATTATAGCGCTCATGATAGCTGTGAGCCACAGCATGACCATGAATATGGTGAGAGGGTGATTATATAGGCCGGCAATGGAGGAGGATATCAGGTCGGTTATACCAACTTCCTGAAGCGCGGAGGCAACCATGAACAATCCCATAAAGAAAAAGATTGTATCCCATTCTATATCTCTTGACAGTTCACCAACGCTCTTTTGAGATAGCAACATAGAGATTGCCGCGCCTGTCAATGCGATGCTGGCCGTTTCATAATCAAGGGTTTCATGAAGTATGAAGCCAACGATGACAGCCACGAAGATTCCAAGGGATTTGTACAGCTCTTTTTGAGATTTGATTACCTTAGAAGCGTCCACAGCTGAAAGTTTTTTTAACTTTCGGGATAAACCCGAGTACTTTCTGAAGACGGTGAGATCCATGTACAAAAGAAGAATACCGAGAGTTACCAGAACAAGCGGCCCCAGATTAATGATAAAGTCGAGGAATCCATTTCCACTTGCTGAGCCTATCAGTATATTTGGTGGGTCACCGATAAGGGTAGCGGTGCCCCCGACATTTGCGGATATAACTCCCATGATTAAAAAAGAGACAGGAGAAACCCCCAGAGAATCAGCAACAAGAAAAAGGATGGGAGAAAAAAGGAGAATGGTGGTAACGTTGTCCAGGAAAGCGGAAAACACAGCTATCGTAACCATGAAAAAATAGAAAAGAAGTCGGATATTTCCTTTCGAAAGCCTCACAACGAGTATAGCAACGTACTCGAAAAAGCCTGTGGTTCGAAGTATAGCTATGATTATCATCATTCCAATGAGAAGACCGATGGTGTTGAAATCAATATACTGACCTACATCAGTTGTATTGAAGCTTTCAATTACCTTTGAAAGGATTATGATCATGCCCGCGGCAAAAGCTACGATGGAGCGTTTGAATTTTCCCTGAATAATTAAAAGATAAGTTACGACAAATACTACTGAGACGAAGATCTTTTCCAAGCGATCACCCCGAATAAGTATAACACTTTTGAACCATCAGAATAATCGCAAAGTCTCAAAAAATGAACCCAATTTTTTGCCACACAGTTGATGAAGAGGAGGGAGGTAGAAAATATGAAAAGACTTTTTGTTGTTTCTCTCGTGATCCTTCTTGCAACCCTGGGTCTGGCATATGTGAATCCAGATTATGAAAGTCCCATTGTGAAGGTTGTGGAAGTAGCAGCACCCGCAGTCGTAAAGATCGATGTGGTAACCACTCAGCGTTATAGTCCCTTCGATCCTTTCACTGATGAGTTTTTTAGAAAATTCTTCGGTGAGATTCCCTTTGGAGAGCGAAAAGCAGAAGCACTTGGTTCTGGATTCATATTTGATAAAGAGGGTTACATTCTTACCAACGAACATGTTGTCCATAACGCTGACAAGATAATGGTTACTTTGCTGGATGGTAGCAAATACCCGGCGAAGTATATCGGTGGGGATGAAGAACTCGATATCGCGGTTATCAAGATAGATCCTGACGGAAAGGATCTCCCTGTTCTTGAAATAGGCGATTCTGATAAGCTTCAGATAGGCGAATGGGCGATAGCTATTGGGAATCCTCTTGGATTCCAGCATACGGTGACGGTAGGTGTTGTGAGTGCGGTAGGAAGGCAGATCCCGAAACCGGAAGGAAATGGTTATTATTCCAATCTCATTCAAACGGACGCGGCGATTAATCCTGGAAACTCTGGTGGACCGCTTTTGAACATTCACGGTCAGGTTATCGGGATCAATACAGCCATCGTTTCTCCCCAGTATGGGACAACGCTTGGCTTTGCGATCCCGATCAATATGGCCATGAGGTTTGTGGATTCTATAATCAAAACAGGGACTGTTCAAAAAGCTTTCCTTGGCGTTTATGTCACAACGGTTACCGAAAGCACAGCTAAATCGCTGGGCCTAAAGGTTGATGAAGGTGCGTTGGTCACCGATGTTTTCAAGGATTCTCCTGCGGAAAAAGCCGGTATAAAACCTCAAGACGTCATTATAAAACTGAATGGCCTTGATATTCGCAGCTCTTCAGAGCTTGTAGCGGCGGTACACAACTATCCCGCGGGAGCCAGAGTTACGATAACGGTTGACAGGTTCGGCAAGAGGATCACTTTCGATGTTGTCCTTGGTTATCAGGATAACGCTTCCGGCGAATCGAATGCACAGTACTCAGATGACAAATTAGGATTGGTTTTGGGAAACCTGCTACCCGGGGACAGGGAAAGGCTTTCAATTCCGGAGGAGATCAATGGTGTAATTGTGCGTGATGTTAAAGCTAAAGCCTATGCAGCGCAGCTTGGAATCAAGAAGGACGATGTCATTATTCGAATCAGCATCAACGGTAAGCAGAAAGAAATATCCAGTCTGGAGGATTACGAAAAGGTAATAAAATCCCTTGAAAGAGGGGACTATGTAGCACTCTTCATATTGCATGAGGGTGTACGGTTTGTAGCTTCATTCAGATATTACTGATATCGATATAAACTGCATAAAAAAGCGCCGCGTCACCAGTAACGGTGTGCTCGCGGCGCTCCCCCCTTTTCCCCTGTTACGGGTACACAAGGGATTATAGCATAACCTTGCTTAAAGCCAAAAATCAATGGAAAATTACCAGAGGTTTTCCATTTATGGGATTTTTGATTATCTTCGACTTCACACCATAAACCTTTTCCAGAAGCTCTTCAGTAATCACTTCCTCAGGGTGGCCTTTTGAGATTATCTTTCCGTCTTTCAGAAACATAATCTCACTCGATACCTTTATAGCCTGGTTCACATCATGGGCAACCATTATCGCCGTCAGGTTGTTGGTTTTAATCAGATTCAGGGTAAGGTCCAGAAGCTTTTGTGAGTGACCGGGATCGAGGTGTGTGGTGAACTCGTCCAGGAGTAGGAGCTGACCTTCCTGTGCCAACGATTTTGCAATGATAACGCGTTGTTTTTCACCACCGCTGAGGGTGGAGCATCGTCTTTCCCTGAATTCGTAAACCTCTGTGCTTTTCATCGAAGCTTCTATTATTTCATAATCTCTTTTGTTGAGTCCTCGAAAAAGCGAAAGATGGGGATTCCTTCCAAAGGAGACTATTGTGAAGTTCTTCAGGTCAAAAACAGGTGAAAACTCCTGTGGAATATAAGAAGCGATCATTGCTAGATGTTTTATGGAATATTCTTTTACTTCTTTATCGAGGATCTTTACGCTTCCGCTGTAATCTCTCAAGATACCAACTATTATCTTCAACAACGTGGATTTTCCACTTCCGTTAGGTCCAAGGATACTTAAAACCTTGCCTTTTTCAACGGAAAAACTTATGTTTTTGAGGACCTCTTCGTTCGTGTAACGGTAAGTGAGTCCTTCGACTCTTACGAAAAAGTCACTCACGGGAAATCGCCTCTCTGCGACGCATCAGATAGATAAAGATTGGAGCTCCCACGAGAGCTGTTACGGCTCCTATCGGGAGTTCTGTAGGTTGGAAAAAGGTTCTTGCGAAACTGTCACAGGCGATGAGAAAGATTCCACCTATGGCAACGTTTGAAAAGAGGCTGAATCTGCTGTCAACGCCAAAGATGAGACGAGTTATATGAGGAATAATAAGCCCGACAAAGCCTATCAATCCCGCTGTAGCTACGGAAATCGCCGAAACCAGTGCTACGGTAAAGAAAACAGTCACCTTTATTTTTTCCGGATTGATTCCAAGGGTTATGGCGTGTTCTTCCCCCATCGCGATTATCAGCATCCTCTGCCTTAAAAAGAAGAAGATGATTACCTCTGCAATTACAACGGGCAGTAGTTTCAGAGCATCGTCCCATGTCACGCCCGAAAGAGAGCCAAGCGACCAGAAATGTAGGCTCAAAACGTTCTTCCACGCAAAAACCACAAGAAAAGTGACCGCTGCATTGAAAAGAAAAGAGATTATCACACCGCTTAAAATCAAAGAGGTTACCGGCACCCTTCCTCCCCTCTTTGCGAGATAATAAACGAGGAAGGCGGAGACAAGGGCGAAAATAAAGGAAAGAACCTCCATACTTATGAAGATACCGGCACTCTCTTTAAGAACAAGGCTCAATACTGCACCAAAAGAAGCTCCCGCCGATATCCCTATGATATAGGGATCGGCGAGAGGGTTCATTAAAGTTAACTGAAGGCCATCTCCAGCAACGGCCAATCCGGCACCTATCAGCAGTCCTACAATTACTCTTGGCAATCGGAGATTCATGTAGAGATGCGCTTTGGGTCCTAGAAGTTTTCCGCTAATTATTTTGAGTACTTCAAACAATGAGTACCTGACGGTACCAAGGCTGGAGAGCCATATTATTAGAAATAAAGAGCTAAAAAGAATCAAAAGGAATAAAACGAATCGTTTCACATTTATTCACCGTAGAAAAGCTGGTACAGTCGCTCCAGCAGGATTATGATATCTGGATTTGCGTAAGACATGAGGTTCCCGTCTATGGGATAGACTCTCTTATTTTTAACAGCCGGAACCGAAGCGAAAGGTTTATAATTCAGGATTTTGTTTACGGCTTCTTGCTGACCTCCTTCGTAATAATACGGAACGAGTATTACATCCGGAGATGTTTTGAGAACGAATTCCGGACTGACCGGGAACCAGCCGTTATTTCCGGTGTATGGAGCGGCAACGTTGACACCGCCGGCGTAAGCAATTATCTGGTTCAAATAAGAACCCGTTCCACAGGTCCAGATTTCGTTGATTTCCGAGGAGATCATGGCGAGAAAAACCTTTGGCCTTTCCTCCTGAGGAACGGAATAGGTTTTCTTGGCTATCTGAAGTACCCTGTTTCTGAAATCAGCAGCAATGTTTCTTCCCTTATCGTTTATCCCGAATATTGAGGCTATGAGAACGATATCGCGGTAGATATCTTCAATGGAATTTGCGTTTATCACAACAGCGGTAACCTCTATATTCTCGAGTTTTTTCACTTCCGGTTCCTGAAAGCCGCCCGTAAGAAATACGATGTCAGGTTCTAAAAGGAGTATCTTTTCCAGATTTAAAGGCACCAGGTTTCCGATCTTCTCAACGTTGCTTTCAAATGCGTAAGGATCCCAATCGGTAACGCCAACTATTTTGTCTTCCAATCCCAGGGTTTTCAAGAAGCCTGTAACAGCTGGAGCGGCAACTATAACTCTTGATGGTGCCTTAGATATCTCCACCATTCTGCCAAGATCATCAACGATGACCAGGGACAGTCCCATAGCAGCGAGAATAGTAACAAAAAAGAGTGAAAACAAAACCTTTTTCACGAAAAACACCTCCATAGGAACGAATTTTCACCATCCCTTTAGCCTCGAAGGGATGGCGAACCTTAAACGTCGGGGAGGTCTCCTGGCTCGTGGATCATCCTACTCTCCGCGCCTTCCCAGCTTTCGCCAGTGGCATAATTGCGGATTTTGTCCCCACTCACAGTGGCGGGCCCGCACCGGATTTTCACCGGTTTCCCTGATCCCGACGTTGTTGTCCGGTTATGCGTTTACCTTGAGAAGTGTCTGTCCAGATCTTTAAATCGGATCAACATCGATACCGGCCTTCCGTGTGGACAGAACAGTATCTCTTCTTCCAGTAACTTTTCTAAAAGTTCTTTAGCTTCACTCTCGCTCAAACGATCACCGGTTTTTATCGCTGATTTGCACGCAAGCGTTGACAAAAGATGGTCGAAAATCTTCTCGGGTTCCTCGAGTCCTTCCAGCCTTAGCTCGTCTAAGACTTCGTTCAATGCGTTAACGGCAACACTTTCCGAAAGTATTGAAGGAATACCCGTCAAAAAGATTCTATCACCTTCGAAGGAAATTTGAAATCCCAGTTTTTCAACATCATTTTTCTTTTCTCTTAAAAGGGACTTCCTTGAATCCTCAAGGGTTAACCTGATGGGCGAAAGTAATTTCTGACTTTGTATCTTTGCAGCTTTCTTTAATTTTTCATAAATGAGCCTTTCATGTGCAGCGTGCTGGTCGACTATCAGTAGACCATCTTTTGTTTCGGCGAGGATATAACGCTCGCCGAATACTCCGAATAATCTTGGTTCACCCGTTTCTTTTGCTTCTGTTTTTTCGAAGCGTCTGGAAGCAGTTCTTTCGATATTCAACAGCAACTCATTATCTGGTTGGTAGTGTAGAGGTACTTTTCTTTTCTCAAAATGATCGCGCTGTTCCCAGTGTGTTTCTCTCAAATGTGTTCCGTATCCCCGGGCTTTTTCTGGGTTGTCAGACTCTTGTTTTTTAGTGTCCTGTTGTATTCCGGAGTAGTTGGTTGAACTACCTGGGAACGGTCTTTTCTCTATGCGAAGGATTGATGTTCCGGACGTTCGCAAAGTATTTCTGACGGCTCTTTTGATTGCGTCAAAGACAAGGGAAGGGTTGGAGAAACGAACCTCGAGTTTTTGAGGGTGGATGTTTACGTCTATCATTTCCGGATTTACCGAAATGAACAGAATAGCGAAGGGGAAACGCCCTTTTTCAAGTGATTCTCCGTAGCCTTTTTCTATGGCGTAATTTAGCTCCGGTTGCCTAACATAACGCCCGTTGACAAACACCATCTCACCGAGTCTGTTGAACCGGGTTCTTTCTGGGAAAGTGATGTAGCCTGTTATTGAGATCCCGCTGGTTTCTTCTTTAACCTCCAGCAAGTCGGTTGTAGAGAGTTCTGGAAAAACTACAGGTATTCTTTCAAGAATTCTTTCTGCAGGGGTGAGATCGTAAATAAGTTCACCGTCGCGAATGTATTTGAATCCGGCGTCCGGGATAGCCAGAATGAACCTTTGCACGATCTCTGTAACCATTCTTCCTTCAACTCTTTGAGATTTCAGGAATTTTCTTCTGGCAGGTGTATTGAAAAGCAGGTCATAAACCTCAACGGTTGTCCCTTTTGGTCCGATATATGACTTTTCCCTGACGATTTTCCCGCCAGAGATTTCGATAGTCAACCCTAAATCAGCGTTATCAGGCATCGATGAAATACGCATTCTTGAAACGCTGGAGATGGTTGAGAGCGCTTCGCCACGAAATCCGTATGTCAGAATTCTTTCCAGATCTTCTATGCACTGAATTTTGCTTGTGGTGTGTGGCTTTATAGCCATTTTGAGTTCCTCGGGCAGCATGCCAATACCGTTATCCGAAACCCTTATATATTCTTTTCCCCCAGCTTTGATCTCTACTTCCACTGTTGTAGCTTCTGCGTCGAGAGCGTTTTCCACAAGCTCCTTTACCACTGAGAAACAACCGGTAACAACCTCACCTGCCGCGATCTTCAAAATCACTTCCTGAGGTAATTCATGTATTTTCATGGATTCACACCTTCTCTCAAAGCCCATTGCCTTCGATACTCGAAAAGCATTATTGCTGCTGAAGCGGCAACATTCAGCGAGTCGATACCCTCACACATTGGGATAGAAACGAGGTAATCACTTTTCTTTTTAACCAGGTGTCTTATCCCTTTGCCTTCGTTACCAAAGATCAAAGCGGCTTTGTCAGTGAAACTCACCGAGTAGTAAGGCTCTCCTTCCATTGTAGCAGCATAAGTCCAAAATCCCTCTTCCTTTAAGGTTTCAATTGTTCGCGCCATGTTGA is a genomic window containing:
- a CDS encoding alanine racemase — encoded protein: MAFVEIYPNRVKMNTSYLRNLCAGYGVEVVGVTKVTCGDEKIASAIVEAGVKTIGESRIENIIRIRNSGMDNANFMLLRPPQRSRVSAALDVADVFLISDLDMLGCFMEAPNLRKYHRMIYMIDTGDLREGVWYKEAIPELEEAVKIAGRYLAGIGTNLGCYGGVLATPEKFEILLDLGEKLYKRTGVKLEIYSAGNTASLPLIENNTCPEGINQFRLGESIVCGTDVTNNRVVPGTRQDTFILYGEIIELKTKPSVPEGEIGRDAFGRIPVFEDKGPRLRAILDMGELDVIPSGLTPLDSKISILHASSDHLIVDLTESSVDYKTGDIIAFKMSYGALLRVMTSRYIEKVYRWE
- a CDS encoding CBS domain-containing protein, with amino-acid sequence MLVKDIFNSITLDAPIVKENAAIQDIVKALLDHPLARTVYVVDDNEKIVGMIPVLYLLKISGYEFYGIIQPGSLFAKTIEIITGKKAKDIMFDPITVTEETTLDEALRYMIENEVQEIPVIDKNGNILGDLNSLEILKALYDVK
- a CDS encoding SLC13 family permease yields the protein MEKIFVSVVFVVTYLLIIQGKFKRSIVAFAAGMIIILSKVIESFNTTDVGQYIDFNTIGLLIGMMIIIAILRTTGFFEYVAILVVRLSKGNIRLLFYFFMVTIAVFSAFLDNVTTILLFSPILFLVADSLGVSPVSFLIMGVISANVGGTATLIGDPPNILIGSASGNGFLDFIINLGPLVLVTLGILLLYMDLTVFRKYSGLSRKLKKLSAVDASKVIKSQKELYKSLGIFVAVIVGFILHETLDYETASIALTGAAISMLLSQKSVGELSRDIEWDTIFFFMGLFMVASALQEVGITDLISSSIAGLYNHPLTIFMVMLWLTAIMSAIIGAVPTVTVMIPIVKSLIATHGFPADIWWVLSIGACFGGNATLTGAAANMVGAALVEKHTRKKFGYLNYLKLSIIPTMISLGLGTIYVLVQLSMGGM
- a CDS encoding Do family serine endopeptidase, yielding MKRLFVVSLVILLATLGLAYVNPDYESPIVKVVEVAAPAVVKIDVVTTQRYSPFDPFTDEFFRKFFGEIPFGERKAEALGSGFIFDKEGYILTNEHVVHNADKIMVTLLDGSKYPAKYIGGDEELDIAVIKIDPDGKDLPVLEIGDSDKLQIGEWAIAIGNPLGFQHTVTVGVVSAVGRQIPKPEGNGYYSNLIQTDAAINPGNSGGPLLNIHGQVIGINTAIVSPQYGTTLGFAIPINMAMRFVDSIIKTGTVQKAFLGVYVTTVTESTAKSLGLKVDEGALVTDVFKDSPAEKAGIKPQDVIIKLNGLDIRSSSELVAAVHNYPAGARVTITVDRFGKRITFDVVLGYQDNASGESNAQYSDDKLGLVLGNLLPGDRERLSIPEEINGVIVRDVKAKAYAAQLGIKKDDVIIRISINGKQKEISSLEDYEKVIKSLERGDYVALFILHEGVRFVASFRYY
- a CDS encoding ABC transporter ATP-binding protein; amino-acid sequence: MSDFFVRVEGLTYRYTNEEVLKNISFSVEKGKVLSILGPNGSGKSTLLKIIVGILRDYSGSVKILDKEVKEYSIKHLAMIASYIPQEFSPVFDLKNFTIVSFGRNPHLSLFRGLNKRDYEIIEASMKSTEVYEFRERRCSTLSGGEKQRVIIAKSLAQEGQLLLLDEFTTHLDPGHSQKLLDLTLNLIKTNNLTAIMVAHDVNQAIKVSSEIMFLKDGKIISKGHPEEVITEELLEKVYGVKSKIIKNPINGKPLVIFH
- a CDS encoding FecCD family ABC transporter permease, whose amino-acid sequence is MKRFVLFLLILFSSLFLIIWLSSLGTVRYSLFEVLKIISGKLLGPKAHLYMNLRLPRVIVGLLIGAGLAVAGDGLQLTLMNPLADPYIIGISAGASFGAVLSLVLKESAGIFISMEVLSFIFALVSAFLVYYLAKRGGRVPVTSLILSGVIISFLFNAAVTFLVVFAWKNVLSLHFWSLGSLSGVTWDDALKLLPVVIAEVIIFFFLRQRMLIIAMGEEHAITLGINPEKIKVTVFFTVALVSAISVATAGLIGFVGLIIPHITRLIFGVDSRFSLFSNVAIGGIFLIACDSFARTFFQPTELPIGAVTALVGAPIFIYLMRRREAISRE
- a CDS encoding ABC transporter substrate-binding protein, translating into MKKVLFSLFFVTILAAMGLSLVIVDDLGRMVEISKAPSRVIVAAPAVTGFLKTLGLEDKIVGVTDWDPYAFESNVEKIGNLVPLNLEKILLLEPDIVFLTGGFQEPEVKKLENIEVTAVVINANSIEDIYRDIVLIASIFGINDKGRNIAADFRNRVLQIAKKTYSVPQEERPKVFLAMISSEINEIWTCGTGSYLNQIIAYAGGVNVAAPYTGNNGWFPVSPEFVLKTSPDVILVPYYYEGGQQEAVNKILNYKPFASVPAVKNKRVYPIDGNLMSYANPDIIILLERLYQLFYGE
- the mutL gene encoding DNA mismatch repair endonuclease MutL; the protein is MKIHELPQEVILKIAAGEVVTGCFSVVKELVENALDAEATTVEVEIKAGGKEYIRVSDNGIGMLPEELKMAIKPHTTSKIQCIEDLERILTYGFRGEALSTISSVSRMRISSMPDNADLGLTIEISGGKIVREKSYIGPKGTTVEVYDLLFNTPARRKFLKSQRVEGRMVTEIVQRFILAIPDAGFKYIRDGELIYDLTPAERILERIPVVFPELSTTDLLEVKEETSGISITGYITFPERTRFNRLGEMVFVNGRYVRQPELNYAIEKGYGESLEKGRFPFAILFISVNPEMIDVNIHPQKLEVRFSNPSLVFDAIKRAVRNTLRTSGTSILRIEKRPFPGSSTNYSGIQQDTKKQESDNPEKARGYGTHLRETHWEQRDHFEKRKVPLHYQPDNELLLNIERTASRRFEKTEAKETGEPRLFGVFGERYILAETKDGLLIVDQHAAHERLIYEKLKKAAKIQSQKLLSPIRLTLEDSRKSLLREKKNDVEKLGFQISFEGDRIFLTGIPSILSESVAVNALNEVLDELRLEGLEEPEKIFDHLLSTLACKSAIKTGDRLSESEAKELLEKLLEEEILFCPHGRPVSMLIRFKDLDRHFSR